The following nucleotide sequence is from Tardiphaga alba.
CGCCTGCGTGCCGTCCGGAAAGGTCTTGCCGCAATTGACGACATGCACGGCGGCGCCGTGCGAAGCGATGGCGTTCATTTGTTCTGGCTCTTGTCGGCAAACATCTGCATCGCCACCAGCAAGGGCACGATCATGATGAAGAAGATCAGCGTATAGGCGGAAGCGACTTCCAGCCGCATCGACGCGTAGCTGTCGGCGAGGCCAACAGGCAACGTCTTGGTGAGCGGCGTGTGCAGCATCCAGGTCAGATTGAATTCACCAAGCGACAGCGTGATCACCATCAGCGATCCAGCGAGAATGCCCGGCATCGCATTGGGCACGATGACATTGCGAAAACGCGTCCAGGGCGAGGCGCCGAGCGAGGCGGCGCCCTCGTCCAGCGTCTTGATATCCACCGAAGCGAACACGGCCATCACCGAGCGCACCATGAAGGGCATGGTGAAGACCACATGGCCGGCAAGGATGAACAGCCACGACTGCCGGAAACTGCCGACGCCGCCATAGGTCAACAGCAGCGCCAGCGCGATGGCGAGGCCGGGGATCGCCAGCGGCAGCGTGATGATTTCCTCGATCACGCGAGAGAGGCGCCCGCCCCGCACATGCAGCGCATAGGCCGAGGGTACGCCAACGACCAGCGTCACCGCGAGCGTCGCGAAGGCGATCAGGAACGAGAGACCGATCTCGCCGGCATAAAGGCCCAGACCTGCTGGACCCATTGCAGCGTGACGCCGGACTGGATGCCGCGGAAATAATTGACAGTGACACCGGCGGAGATGGAGAGCATCACAGGCACGACAAGGAATGCCGCGACCAGCAACGTAAAGCCGAGTTGTGCGGCAAAGATCAGGCGATCGCGCATGCGCTCACCCCGCCGCGGCGACAGTGACGCCGGTCATTGAGCGCGCCAGCGCAAGGATCGCCCAGGCGATGACGCCGAGGCCGATGGAGAGCGCTGCCGAAATTGCAAAGTTCGCGGCGAGCGTGAACTCGGTATAGATCAGCATCGGCAGCACATCGATATTGGTGGCGAGCGTAAAGGCCGTACCGAACGCGCCCATGGCCGTCGCAAAGGCGATCGCGCCGGAAGCGACAAAGGCCGGCACCAGCGCCGGCAGCACAACATCGCGCTGCACCTCCCACGGCGAGGCACCGAGCGAGCGCGCAGCCTCTTCGAGTCCGCGGTCGAGCTTCTGCACCGCCGCCATGATGGTGAGGATCACGCGCGGGATCGAGAAATAGAGATAGCCGAGAAACAGGCCGAAGATGGAATAGGCGAACACGACCTTTTCGCCCGACAGCGCCAGCGTGATCGAACCGATGACGCCCTGGCGGCCGGCCAGCAGGATGATGAGGAAGCCGATGACCACGCCGGGAAATGCCAGCGGAAAGGTCAGCATCGCGATCAGCACGGTGCGGCCGGGAAAGCGATGGCGCTGCAGGAACAGGCCGGCAATCGTCGCGATCACCAGCGTGGCGATCGTCGTCGCCGCAGCCAGCACCACCGTGTTGATCAGCGTGGCGCGATAGCGCGGCTCGGTCAGGATCGCGACATAGGCGCTGATACCGCGCTCGCCGCCTGCACCGACGGCCAGCAACTGCGCCATCGGCAGAACGAAGAAAGCCGCGGTGACGACCACCAGCGGCAACAGGCAGAGCCAGATGAAATTGCGGTGTGACATCGGAAGTGGTGGCGCCCCTTGGTCAGGGGCACCATTCTGCATCAACGGACTTCGGCGAGATAGCGGTCGCTAAAACCTTTCTGCGCCAATTCCATCTTGCCCCAGTCCACGCTCTTGGCGCGGGCATATTCCGAGTCCGGCAGGAACTTGGCCTTCACCGCTTCCGGCAGGTCGATCTTGCGGGCCGGACGGAGATAGGCATTGGTCCAGATCGCCTGCCCCTTGTCGGACAGCAGGTAGTCCATGACCTTCTTGGCTTTGTCCTTATGCGGTGCGTTCTTCACGAGGCCGACCACATACGGAAACACGACAGTGCCTTCGCAGGGAATGACGAATTCGAAATTGCCCTTTTCCGAGTACTTCGCGCGATAGGCGTTGAAGTCGTAGTCGAACAGGATCGGCATTTCGCCGGAGACGACTCGGGCATAGGACGTCTGCTTCGGCACCATGGCGTCGTTCTTCTTCAGATCCTTGAAGAAGGCGATGGCCGGGCCGAAGTCCTGGTCCGAACCGCCGAGCGCGAGATTGGCAGCAACGGCGCCGACATAGCCGACGGCAGCCGAGGTGGGATCGAGATAGCCGACCATGCCCTTGTAGTCGGGCTTGGTCAGGTCCTTCCAGCATTTCGGCACCGGCTTGCCGCCGAGCGCATCCTTGTTGACGAAGAAGCCGAGCGTGCCGGAATGGATCGTGGTCCAGTAGCCGTCTGCATCCTTCAGGCCGGCATCGACCTGATCGAAACCTGCGGGCTTGTAGGGCTCGAGCGCATCCTGCGCCTTGGCCTTCATGCCGAAGGTGACGCCGAAATAGCCGATATCGCCGACCGGATTGGCCTTCTCCGCCAGGATCTGCGCCAGCGCCTGGCCGGAATTCTTGTTGTCATGCGGCATGTCGATGGCGAGGTCGGCTTTGACAGCCTTGATCATCGAGGCCCAATCGGCCCATTCCGGCGGGCAGTTGTAGCAGATCACGTCGGCAGCGCGGGCTGGCTGCGCAATGGCGGTGAGCGCCAGGGCGGAGATGGCGAACAGCAAGCGGGAGGGTTTCACGGCGATCGGCTCCATCCAGGCGCGGCTTACGGCCGGCGCGTCGAGATTTGAGGGGAAATGCGTGCCGCCCCACTATAGGCCGCCCGTGAAACTTTTGCGACAAAGCCAACCCGCAGCGCTTTTATACTCCGCTTGGCGGCATTTACGGAAATACCGGCAGCCCTCGCCTATCGACAATCTCGTGCTTTGAGTGATGATGGCGCCTGCACTTTGACTGGAATCGAGCGTGAACAACACACCAGAACGCGATCGAGGGCTGCTCGGCCTGGTCGAACGCCTGATCAAGAGGCCGGAATCGGGGGCAGCCGCAAAAGCCGCTCAGTCAACCGATGACGGTGCGCGCGAGGGGCTCGATCCCGTCGTCCCAGAGGACAAAGCCCCGGTATCGCTTGAGCCGGAACTGGCGATCGAGAGCACGCGTATCCTGAGCCGCGCCGAACTCGCGGATACGATGCTACGCGGGCTAAAGGCTGTTGATGGATGCCCGCGCGACGGATTGGAAATCACGATCTATGGCGCACGACCGTGGAACGCGCTGCTGCGCATTACTCCTGCGGCAGGTTCGATCGACGCTGCCGCATGGCGGGCGCGAGTACAAAACATGGTGCTGCTGTTTCGCGACCAATACCAGATCGCGGAAGACGGCAACTAGCTGCTAATTCGCACCAGAACGACTTCGAACGGAATATTAGGCCGCTGCTTGACCGTTCCTCGGCAGGAGGCAGTTCGCGCCTTTGACGTCCCGACAACCTGGATGTCGAGTTCATCAATTCCAAAAATACTCGGCGGCCCGTCGGCGTGTCGCGAGGTCTGGATGTCGGCCGTGAAAGCATCTCCTTCCTGGATGTAGGATCCACGATAGGAAATGCTGGCGTCGCTTCCCGTCAGCCTGCCGCCGTCAAGGGTGATGACACCCATCCCTTCTCGCTCGGGAATGCGAAACCATGCGGAATACTGACCATCGGGAAGCATAGCGAACCTGAACTGCAAGTTGCGATGCGCGCAACTACCACCCAATACATCTGTGATCTCTTAACGGACCACTTGCATTTGTCGCGATCTGCAAAAAAGCCGGCTTGCGCCGGCTTTGAGCTTACTTCCCACCGCCGATATTGCCGCCCTGGATATGTCCAAGGGAATTCGAGCCATAGGCAGAGTTGCCGTGATTGCCGCTCATCGCCGCATTGCCTCGGAAGATGGCGGGTCCGCGGGTCGAGCCATACGAGCCGCGATAATAGTTCTGAGCACCGTAGGGGTGATGATGGTGAGTTTTATAACCGCGCTGGAGCTTCTTGGCGGATGCCGCCGTCACAGTAAAACTCGTGGCCATCACGGCCACGGCAGCCATAGCAACTAGCTTTTTCATAGGGACGATCCTTCTCTGATATAAAATAACTCAGATCGATACGTCCTGTTCCGGGACACACTTGGTGTGCGCCAATTCAGCTCGCGGCTTCGCGTTCCAATGTCCGCAACCGGACAAAGGCAGCCCAGGCCCGTGCGAAATCTGGGCTTTTGGGATCGATGGCAAGCAAGGCCCGCTCGGCAGCGCGAATATCTTCGACCGACGGGCGCCCAGCCGTTGCTGTGGACTTGTTCCGCGCCCAACGCTCCTCTACGTCCCTGGCAAGCGCTAGCGCTTCGCCCGCCGTGCGACTTTCGGACCGCCTGGACAACGGATGATCCGACGGGAAGATCGGCCACGCCGCAGGAGGCTTGTCTGCGCGCCACGAAGCTTCGTCATCCGCGGCCTTTGCTGCTGCGGCTTTGAACGAACCACTATCTTGCTGCCCCGTGGATCCCGCCGAAGGCTGGCCCGTGAAGTTCTGCAATTGCTGCTGCATCGTGCCGCCTGCGCCCGCAGGGACACCGGACGATCCGCCGGTAAGGCCCGACAGCGTTGCCGTATCCGCGGCTGGAAGCGCTTTCTGGATGGTCTTCACCGCCTGAAGAGCGGACGGCGAGATCGTCATCTTCTTCTGAGCCGTCCGTTCTTCGTCGATGGACACCGGACAAGCGCGATACGCATCGTGCCGCTGAGCGATGCTGCCATCGTCATCGATCCGCGCGAAATCGATCGACACCGTATAAACGAAGGCGCGGTGGCCGACATCGGCACCTGTACGGTCCCTGGCCCTGACACTGCCACAGACATATTTCGCACCATCTGCTTCAACTGACCGCAGTCCGTCGAATTCTGCCGAGGATGGATTGATGAGGAGACGCGTGACCGCCGCGCGCGCCTTCGACTGATTGGTCGTCAGGACCGCGTCCATCACCTTTTCGGGCTTGATGAAGGATGGCTGATAGTAAAACACTGATGCGGCAGCAAAAAATAGCCCGCCGACCCCGCTCGCGATTGCTGCTGCAGCCATGTTCATATCGAACACCCATC
It contains:
- a CDS encoding ABC transporter permease, yielding MSHRNFIWLCLLPLVVVTAAFFVLPMAQLLAVGAGGERGISAYVAILTEPRYRATLINTVVLAAATTIATLVIATIAGLFLQRHRFPGRTVLIAMLTFPLAFPGVVIGFLIILLAGRQGVIGSITLALSGEKVVFAYSIFGLFLGYLYFSIPRVILTIMAAVQKLDRGLEEAARSLGASPWEVQRDVVLPALVPAFVASGAIAFATAMGAFGTAFTLATNIDVLPMLIYTEFTLAANFAISAALSIGLGVIAWAILALARSMTGVTVAAAG
- a CDS encoding ABC transporter substrate-binding protein, with the protein product MKPSRLLFAISALALTAIAQPARAADVICYNCPPEWADWASMIKAVKADLAIDMPHDNKNSGQALAQILAEKANPVGDIGYFGVTFGMKAKAQDALEPYKPAGFDQVDAGLKDADGYWTTIHSGTLGFFVNKDALGGKPVPKCWKDLTKPDYKGMVGYLDPTSAAVGYVGAVAANLALGGSDQDFGPAIAFFKDLKKNDAMVPKQTSYARVVSGEMPILFDYDFNAYRAKYSEKGNFEFVIPCEGTVVFPYVVGLVKNAPHKDKAKKVMDYLLSDKGQAIWTNAYLRPARKIDLPEAVKAKFLPDSEYARAKSVDWGKMELAQKGFSDRYLAEVR